ccaaacatgcccATAATTTCTAaactaaagataaaataaactcaaactGCTTTCATGAAAGCTATAAGcagttttcataagctatcacagacaacttatgtaaataagctgaaaacaacttatgaacatggCTCTCAATCTGTCCCACAAGTGTCTATGCTAGTAGATAAGTTCGAATAATTCAATCTGAACTTTTGTAAAGTTTGATCTTTGGTTATGATGAATTTTGATGTCATTGGTTTCTGTTGGATAGCATGTTCTTTCTGTGATTTTAATATTACTATAACCCTTTCATTTTGACTTGGTGAAAGAACAATGGCAATCATCTAAGTATTTCTTGATTATATGACAGAATTCAATTAGATTCCATGGTTTTAGTAGTTATAATTAGactagtactagtactagtacCAGTACTTCTTGTGTGAGCGTTGATAATGGTATGAAAATTTGCTTGTTTCTGATGTTTCTCTGCTGAATGCAGACAATCTTGCACCATTGGTGATTAAATAACGACCAAAAATGATTTTGGACAAGAAAGACATTGAGGAAACTCATTATGAGGTTCTCAATGTGAAGGAGGATGCAAATTATGAAGAAATCCGTGCTAGTTACCGAAGTGCTGCACTCAGTTTACATCCTGATAAACTATTAAAGACATCTGAGACATCAAACAGTAACCAAACAACTTCAGAGAGATTTCTCAAAGTACACAAAGCATGGGAAATTCTAAGCGATTCAACTACTCGTTTATTTTATGACAAGGAGCTCAAAAGTTCAAGGCGGGAGGATTTCTTGTCTTCTGAAGTTGCAGAAGATTTAAGCTTACAGGATATGACAGTTGAAGATGCTGGTGAAATATTGGAACTGTTTTATCAATGTCGATGCGGTGATTACTACGCTGTGGACTCGTTGGAATTGCAGAAAATAGGGTATTCCTTGTCGAGAGATGGAAACAATGTCAGCATTTCTATACTCAATGTTGATACTTTACCGGGATCAGTGATTCTTCCTTGTGGATCTTGTTCGTTGAAAGCTCGTCTTGTACTCAGTATGGATAACAGTTGAAATTATCAACATTTTTGGCATGACCGGTGACGATTACGATTACTAGCATTTTTTTATGAAGAGATCGAATTAATGATAATTGGCCGTTGTTGGAAATTTTCTTGGGGCCGAAACTGTAAGTGCCATTTTCAATgtcgaaatttgaaattgaaattaataCAGTGATATTAGTTTCAGAATTTCAGATAGCTGattctttaaaattaatttacagtAGTATAGCATTTCTCATTTACTCCAAGAAAAATTGACTCTGACAATCAATTTTAAGCTATATAACCTAAAAAGTTCATGGCTTAAACTACAAGGATCTCGTTTGTATTTGAGACTCCAAAAAGCTGTGtttgataaattaatatttaaactGTCTGCAGAAGTATAAATATGCAAATTTAAGGAAAATAGATTATCCAAGTATTCATTGGTAATGGTCTACATTTCGAAACGGAGAATATTGTTCATCATTGAATTATTATGCACACAATCTATATATATGTAACCTGACAATTATTCTATACACTAAATTCTTCGTATTGCCATGAATCATAAAACTGCTTTCTTGAGCTCCAATAGTTTCGACCATCGTTTATCAAAAGAAGCCTGACTTTGTCCAATTGTATCTGTAtctgaaaaacaaaacaatcattGATAAGTTTTTCTtgaatattttgttttcaaggTTAGTTTGTTCTTGTTGCTCCTACATCCTTGTATTACAATGATCTTGATAGTTTCCGTGAAGTTTCAACCTTTTTAAAAATCTTACATTCTATAGTAGTACCCTCGGATTTCTCGCACAACTCCGAGCATGTGTCCTGCAAAAATCATGTACAATAATCAAGATTTGCGATTCTGCTAAATATACAACTTCCAAAAATTATGATTTGCAATTCTGCTAAATATACGTTTATTGCAGAGTTTAGCCTGATTGCATCGTGTACAATAGAATCAAGTTCAACTTCGAATCCTGGTCTGGTATATATCACCTGTATTATATGAGGAGCTGTGTTAGATTATTTAGTATATGCTATGCTTTTCAATCATGCCATAACTAAAAATTTGGTATATGTATCCATTGAAAAGACTATGCAACATAGATTGCAATAACAATGCATAATTTCTTGTAATTCATTCTGAGCCTCAAATTTTAGCATTAACTTGACCTATGTTTTCAGGTATTCTATTAAAATGCTCAAATAATTTCTGGCATCCTAAAGAATAAAGCAATGACAAGTtcttaaaatatttcaaatatttcTATCTATGTGCAGAAAAAAGACTGAAACtaatcgatgtgagacttacatAAGGGTCATCTCCAATTTCAGGTAGCGGTGTCTTACGTTTTTCTCTAGTTGTATCCCTAAGAACCCATACGTTAAATTTTGCGTCAATCTGGAGCCATTAGCGAAGACACAAAGTCATTAACCATCT
This portion of the Trifolium pratense cultivar HEN17-A07 linkage group LG3, ARS_RC_1.1, whole genome shotgun sequence genome encodes:
- the LOC123917728 gene encoding DPH4 homolog, yielding MILDKKDIEETHYEVLNVKEDANYEEIRASYRSAALSLHPDKLLKTSETSNSNQTTSERFLKVHKAWEILSDSTTRLFYDKELKSSRREDFLSSEVAEDLSLQDMTVEDAGEILELFYQCRCGDYYAVDSLELQKIGYSLSRDGNNVSISILNVDTLPGSVILPCGSCSLKARLVLSMDNS